A single Rhinolophus ferrumequinum isolate MPI-CBG mRhiFer1 chromosome 12, mRhiFer1_v1.p, whole genome shotgun sequence DNA region contains:
- the CFAP157 gene encoding cilia- and flagella-associated protein 157 produces the protein MAPKKKASKGAKEPKVKKKGGKDSSMVMEMPLTEETREFYHIQIRDLEDRLARYQRKWDELAIQEKLLRQEFEQLATNKKEIVAFLKRALNQRVDEITDLNKQLQSIQLARELEKDAFEAQLAQVRHEFQETKDQLTTENIILGGKLAALEEFRLQKEELTEKLTRLEDQLQKQGSEYKDYVYNLEKKSVLDKDRLRKEIIQRVNLVATEFRKVATDQMWDTTKRVIQENNTMTLQLSKVSRHGMQLLQENEQLRGAQDKLCKELEVLESTKKIMASRSRGHHKIILMLREKCQEQQKDRVEAERLRLLLSPLEQSLKQLQNDKEALRSQREELNLQLQQQQAEAQQLQQELTKEQKVRASLETALAQATSFLQDILQMQPEPEDGDSDAEFQLQHKEMLQQLLAVLSSAMVLSPQMAACPRRESQPHGPPKESTQPPKMACLLQPLSSITPYQLGDLGLVPRRARIPPNPEDLRLLSHNTRVGIFHTHSSSEIHTSGSPKRFKKFSLPDVSLLSK, from the exons ATGGCTCCCAAAAAGAAGGCAAGTAAGGGGGCCAAGGAACCCAAGGTCAAGAAGAAAGGCGGCAAGGATTCCAGCATGGTCATGGAAATGCCTTTAACCGAGGAGACCCGGGAGTTCTACCACATCCAGATCCGAGACCTGGAGGACAGGCTGGCCCG GTACCAGCGGAAGTGGGATGAGCTGGCCATCCAAGAGAAGCTGTTGCGCCAGGAGTTTGAGCAGTTGGCCACCAACAAAAAGGAGATCGTGGCCTTTCTCAAGCGCGCACTCAACCAGCGGGTGGATGAGATCACCGACCTCAACAAGCAGCTCCAGAGCATACAGCTGGCCAGGGAGTTGGAGAAGGACGCCTTCGAGGCACAGCTAGCCCAGGTGCGCCACGAGTTCCAGGAGACCAAGGACCAGCTCACCACAGAGAACATCATCCTTG GTGGGAAGCTGGCAGCCCTGGAGGAGTTCCGGCTGCAGAAAGAGGAGCTCACGGAGAAACTCACACGGCTGGAGGACCAGCTGCAGAAGCAGGGGAGTGAATACAAGGACTACGTGTACAACCTGGAGAAGAAATCAGTGCTGGATAAGGACAG ACTGAGGAAGGAGATCATCCAGCGTGTGAACCTGGTGGCCACTGAGTTCCGCAAAGTGGCCACTGACCAGATGTGGGACACAACAAAGCGGGTCATCCAGGAGAACAACACCATGACCTTGCAGCTGTCCAAGGTCTCCCGGCACGGCATGCAGCTTCTGCAGGAGAACGAACAGCTCAGGGGCGCCCAGGACAAACTGTGCAAAGAGCTGGAGGTGCTGGAGAGCACCAAGAAAATCATGGCCAGCCGCAGCAGAGGCCACCACAAG ATCATCCTCATGCTGAGGGAGAAATGCCAGGAGCAACAGAAGGACAGAGTGGAGGCGGAGCGGCTGCGCCTCCTGCTGAGCCCACTGGAGCAGAGCCTGAAGCAGCTGCAGAACGACAAGGAAGCACTGAG GAGCCAGAGAGAAGAGCTGAACttgcagctgcagcagcagcaggccgAGGCGCAGCAGCTACAGCAGGAGCTGACCAAAGAGCAGAAGGTTCGGGCAAGCCTGGAGACGGCCCTGGCCCAGGCCACCTCCTTCCTACAGGACATTCTGCAG ATGCAACCAGAGCCAGAAGatggtgattctgatgcagagTTCCAGCTGCAACACAAGGAGATGCTGCAGCAACTGCTGGCCGTGCTCAGCTCAGCCATGGTCCTAAGCCCCCAGATGGCTGCGTGTCCCCGCCGGGAGAGCCAACCTCATGGCCCACCCAAGGAGAG CACCCAGCCACCCAAGATGGCGTGTCTGCTGCAGCCACTGTCCAGCATCACACCCTACCAGCTGGGGGACCTGGGCCTGGTGCCTCGACGGGCCCGCATCCCACCCAACCCTGAGGACCTCAGGCTGCTCTCTCATAACACCCGTGTGGGAATCTtccacacacacagcagctctGAG ATCCACACCTCTGGTTCTCCAAAGAGGTTCAAAAAGTTTAGTCTTCCTGACGTTTCCTTACTTTCCAAgtaa
- the PTRH1 gene encoding probable peptidyl-tRNA hydrolase isoform X2, which yields MVTPRRGMSGGAPPQLPARHSHRPATSAPQKHGGPVARRDWALVPPLDRWRPLLAEAGVTSGDGRGAVPEGSMPSFRLLRAGLWLSRAMSRCVLEPRPPGKRWLVAGLGNPGLPGTRHSVGMAVLGHLARRLGVAESWARDRRCAADLALASLGDAQLVLLRPRRLMNANGRSVARAAELFGLTAEEVYLVHDELDKPLGKLTLKLGGSARGHNGVRSCITCLNSNAMPRLRVGIGRPTHPDAVNAHVLGCFSSAEQELLPPLLERASDLLLEHIRERSQGPLLGT from the exons ATGGTGACGCCGCGCCGCGGAATGAGCGGGGGCGCCCCGCCACAGCTGCCTGCACGCCACAGCCACCGCCCCGCCACTTCCGCCCCTCAGAAGCATGGCGGCCCTGTCGCCCGCCGGGATTGGGCACTGGTACCGCCCCTGGACAGGTGGCGACCGCTATTGGCCGAGGCCGGGGTGACGTCAGGGGACGGGAGAGGGGCTGTGCCAGAGGGCAGCATGCCGTCGTTTCGCCTTTTGCGCGCGGGGCTGTGGTTGAGTCGAGCCATGAGCCGCTGCGTGTTGGAACCCCGGCCGCCAGGGAAGCGGTGGCTG GTGGCCGGCCTAGGTAACCCTGGACTGCCTGGCACGCGACATAGCGTGGGGATGGCGGTGCTGGGGCACCTGGCGCGGCGGCTGGGTGTGGCGGAGAGCTGGGCGCGCGACCGTCGCTGCGCCGCCGACCTCGCCCTGGCCTCCCTCGGGGATGCCCAGCTGGTCCTGCTCCGGCCACGGCGGCTCATGAATGCCAACGGGCGCAGTGTGGCCCGGGCCG CGGAGCTGTTCGGACTGACTGCTGAGGAGGTCTACCTGGTGCATGATGAGCTGGACAAACCCCTGGGGAAATTGACTCTAAAGCTGGGGGGAAGCGCCAG GGGCCACAATGGAGTCCGTTCCTGCATTACCTGTCTCAACTCCAAT GCAATGCCACGGCTGCGGGTGGGCATAGGGCGCCCTACGCACCCTGACGCAGTGAATGCGCATGTGCTGGGCTGCTTCTCCTCCGCGGAGCAGGAGCTGCTGCCTCCATTGCTGGAGCGTGCCAGCGACCTACTCCTGGAGCACATCCGTGAGCGAAGCCAGGGGCCCTTGTTGGGCACCTGA
- the PTRH1 gene encoding probable peptidyl-tRNA hydrolase isoform X1, translating into MVTPRRGMSGGAPPQLPARHSHRPATSAPQKHGGPVARRDWALVPPLDRWRPLLAEAGVTSGDGRGAVPEGSMPSFRLLRAGLWLSRAMSRCVLEPRPPGKRWLVAGLGNPGLPGTRHSVGMAVLGHLARRLGVAESWARDRRCAADLALASLGDAQLVLLRPRRLMNANGRSVARAAVTRATISLCQAELFGLTAEEVYLVHDELDKPLGKLTLKLGGSARGHNGVRSCITCLNSNAMPRLRVGIGRPTHPDAVNAHVLGCFSSAEQELLPPLLERASDLLLEHIRERSQGPLLGT; encoded by the exons ATGGTGACGCCGCGCCGCGGAATGAGCGGGGGCGCCCCGCCACAGCTGCCTGCACGCCACAGCCACCGCCCCGCCACTTCCGCCCCTCAGAAGCATGGCGGCCCTGTCGCCCGCCGGGATTGGGCACTGGTACCGCCCCTGGACAGGTGGCGACCGCTATTGGCCGAGGCCGGGGTGACGTCAGGGGACGGGAGAGGGGCTGTGCCAGAGGGCAGCATGCCGTCGTTTCGCCTTTTGCGCGCGGGGCTGTGGTTGAGTCGAGCCATGAGCCGCTGCGTGTTGGAACCCCGGCCGCCAGGGAAGCGGTGGCTG GTGGCCGGCCTAGGTAACCCTGGACTGCCTGGCACGCGACATAGCGTGGGGATGGCGGTGCTGGGGCACCTGGCGCGGCGGCTGGGTGTGGCGGAGAGCTGGGCGCGCGACCGTCGCTGCGCCGCCGACCTCGCCCTGGCCTCCCTCGGGGATGCCCAGCTGGTCCTGCTCCGGCCACGGCGGCTCATGAATGCCAACGGGCGCAGTGTGGCCCGGGCCG CAGTAACCAGGGCCACCATTTCCCTGTGCCAAGCGGAGCTGTTCGGACTGACTGCTGAGGAGGTCTACCTGGTGCATGATGAGCTGGACAAACCCCTGGGGAAATTGACTCTAAAGCTGGGGGGAAGCGCCAG GGGCCACAATGGAGTCCGTTCCTGCATTACCTGTCTCAACTCCAAT GCAATGCCACGGCTGCGGGTGGGCATAGGGCGCCCTACGCACCCTGACGCAGTGAATGCGCATGTGCTGGGCTGCTTCTCCTCCGCGGAGCAGGAGCTGCTGCCTCCATTGCTGGAGCGTGCCAGCGACCTACTCCTGGAGCACATCCGTGAGCGAAGCCAGGGGCCCTTGTTGGGCACCTGA